The genomic DNA TATTCATCTTTGTAAAATCTAATTTTTATAACATTCTACAGTTCTACTACTCCACCTATTCCGCTAAACTGATAACTGTTTTGATCTACTTGATGACCACCAGACAACATGTGAAGGTGTGAAATGAAACAGGTGCTGACAATGTAGGTAGAAAGCTTTTAAGGCATCGTGTCTCTTGGTGATTGAAGTTATGTGCGTGTCAAGGCCAACTGGACAATGTATGGATCGCGTGTTGTTATAAGCCGAGTATTTATTGAGTGAAGAGCTATGCCAAAAATTACTTGAGAAACGGAAAAAAGATCCTTCTCTCCTAAGTTATCTCCCTTACTGTATCATGTGTTCATGCTCACATCAACAGATATTATCGGTGACCAGAAGTGTGACATACCACAGGCATTTCGAAAATAATCCAAGGCTCTTTTTATCTACCATTTTGTGTGCACTTAGAATTAAAGATCATGGTTATCGTATATAAACTTTATTAGTGTTTGTAAAACCTATTTTTTACCGCATTCTTCGGTACACACAATGAACATCTTGCCCTagttttgaaaagaaaactatCATTTCTCTTCTGCCCACAACGCTCCCAATACCATTTACTAGATAACTATTAAAGTTTACTTGTGAAGGCATAACCTCCTAGCTACGCGAGATCCACTCCCCCAAAACTCAACCAAACctccataaaaaaaagaaatgaaattcATCCAAAAACGTCACAAacttgtagttctagctaagtTTATCTTTCCGTTGTccatattcttttttttaattgttGTTACCCATATTCTCCACATCCCAAACAAAACATTCCAACCATGCAACCAATCACGATTCACACCCCAAAATCCATCTAAAATTAAGGTTTCATGATCAGCTTCCCGTTCTGTTATACACAAACCCCACCAACTTGCCAAATTTTGGATCCAATATGCACTAAGAATTGAAAGTAGAGATTATCATATATAAACCTTATTCATCTTTGTAAAACCTAATTTTTATAGCATTCTACAGTTCTACTACTCCACCTATTCCTCTAAACTGATAATCGTTTTGCTCTACTTGATGACCACCAGACAACATGTGAAGGTGTGAAATGAAACAGGTGTTGACAATGTTGGTAGAAGGTTTTTTAGGCATCGTGTCTCTTTGTGATTGGAGTTATGTGCGCGCCAAGGCCAACTAGACAACGTATGGCTCGCTTGTTGTTATAAGCCGAGTATTTATTGAGTGAAGAGCTATGCCAAAAATTACTtgaaaaacagaaaaaagaCCCTTCTCTCCTAAGTTATCTCCCTCACTATATCATGTGTTCATGCTCACATCGACAGCTATTCATCCAAAACTCAACCAAACCTCcatcaaaaagaaataaaattcaTCCAAAAACGTCACAAACTTGTAGGTCTAGATAAGTTTATCTTTTTGTTGTCCATATTCTTTTTTAATTGTTGTGGTCCATATTCTTCACTTCCCAAATAAAATATTGCAACCATGCAACCAATCACAATTCACCCCAAAATTCATCTAAAATTGTGGTTCCATGATCAGCCCGTCCTGTTATGCACAAACCTCACCAACATGCAGAATTTCGCATCTGATATGGCCTTGCGCGGAAGCAGAATCGAGACCCTAATCCAACCGCCTGCTCGTCTCCCCAGACGTCGGcaggccgcagcagcagccatggccccgcgccaccgccgagcCGAGGCCCGAGCGTGCCTGCGGGCCCGCGTCTCTTCCCCTCGCCCGCGCCCATAAAAACCAAACCCCACGACGCCTCGCCCTCTCcttcgtccccccccccccccccccccccccccccgcaccaAGTCGCCCGCCGCTGGGGGAGCCGATACGAGACGAGGCCAGCCGATTCAACCCCGCATCCGCATGCCCACGCGGCCGCTGCGCGTCGCCAGCTGAGGTGCGGGTCCCCCCGGTGCCGGAGCCCGGAGCGCGCGATGGACGAGCACCGGACGCGCCGGTCGCCGGCGGGCGAGCGCTTCATGGGGATGTTCTcatcgccgtcgacgccctcCTCGTCTCCGACGGAGCCCTCGTTCGTCGCCGGGGACGAGCTCCACGAGGACGACTTCCTCTTCTCGTCGCcggacgccgcggcgccggcgccgccgcccgggagCCCCGGCCGGGGGCTGCCGCAGCAGGGGCacctcggcctcctcgccgcgctggCGATGCACGAGGGGGACAGGCGCCTcctcgtccgcggcggcgccggagggggaggggcggctgccgccgccgccagcgcgggGACGCTGCTCCGGCGCAAGGCGACcatcgcggcggccgccgcctctgtctcggcctcggcggcggcggcgaccgggagcgggggcgggggcgctcTGTCGCCCTCCCAGTCCCCGACCTCCGCTGCGCGGACTATCCCGGCGACCGCGCGGCTGAAGAACGCCGGGCCAGCCCCGCCGTACCACCAGTCGGCGCCGGTGAGGGTGCCCGTCCGGCCGCCCCGGAAGCCGGAGATGGGCCGGTGGGATGAATTcggtgatgacgacgacgacttccGGCGCGGCGACGCCGCCATGCTGCCCCCGCACGAGATGGTCGCCCGCGCGTCCGCTGGTGGGGTCGGGCCGGCCGCGCCGTTCTCCATGCTCGAGGGCGCCGGGCGCACGCTCAAGGGCCGAGACCTGCGGCGGGTGCGCGACGCCGTGCTTAGGCAAACCGGATTCCTGGACTGAATCCGGTAAGGTGATGTGGCTCTGGCCTTTTGTTCAGCACCGTGTTCTCAGAGTCGTAGATGCGTTACATTAGTGTATAATTGTAGAGGGTTCTTGCTGTAGTCAAGAGATAATGCGGGAAGGTAAGGTAAAAGGGTTGAGCTTTTGATAAAACTGCTTGCAATTTTGGTGTCCTTGGATGTGTGTGCATGTCGTATTACTGTAAGCTTCAGCAGTAATAAGAACTGGTCCTGTGTCTGGGTCTCCGTGAGCTCTCTGTAATTCAGGAGgaaagagattttttttttctttgtcaaGGTAGCGTTTAGGTGTACCTATCAACTATCGTGATGATCGTCAGAGACCTGTGTTTTTTCGTTCTTACTTCTTAGTGAAAAAATTGTCAATTTTGTTTCTTACTCTCTGAATGTTACCAAGCTGCAATGCTGATGAAAGATGCATTTTTTCTGTGCCTTTTGCCTGTTGTGCGTTCTTGATTGAATCTACTTTTTCTACTTTTCAGAGAGCTACAGAATTATCGATGTCCAGTATGATATCGCACATTAATGctttcaatatatatatatatatatatatatatatatatatatatatatatatatatatatatatatatatatatatatatatatatatatatatatctggtTTTGTTCATTGGCGCTTGAATTGGAAGATTTATATGCACTCATTCAACAATTCATGCTCACGGTTTATTTCCTGGGAAGGATAGGGTGTTGGGTACTTGAGCTCTCAATCCTCTAGGCATAAAAAGCTGTAGGATCTGATCTCGTTGCTTTAGTTTCTAGGAGTACTTCTTGATGCTTGCgtttgtaaaatttgtggaagaTAACTAGTTTGGTGTTCACCATGAACTGTTTTTCATGTTTGGTttttattattaattttggCACTCTAATTGGAATAACTTGTTGAACAAATGGAACAAGTACCAGCAGCTATTTGTTT from Panicum virgatum strain AP13 chromosome 7N, P.virgatum_v5, whole genome shotgun sequence includes the following:
- the LOC120683885 gene encoding homeobox protein Hox-A13-like, translating into MDEHRTRRSPAGERFMGMFSSPSTPSSSPTEPSFVAGDELHEDDFLFSSPDAAAPAPPPGSPGRGLPQQGHLGLLAALAMHEGDRRLLVRGGAGGGGAAAAAASAGTLLRRKATIAAAAASVSASAAAATGSGGGGALSPSQSPTSAARTIPATARLKNAGPAPPYHQSAPVRVPVRPPRKPEMGRWDEFGDDDDDFRRGDAAMLPPHEMVARASAGGVGPAAPFSMLEGAGRTLKGRDLRRVRDAVLRQTGFLD